In Equus asinus isolate D_3611 breed Donkey chromosome 13, EquAss-T2T_v2, whole genome shotgun sequence, one DNA window encodes the following:
- the FAM187A gene encoding Ig-like V-type domain-containing protein FAM187A, giving the protein MNLAHTTVLLWVWGSLQAFEIVEKENIFQRTPCPAFLMFDNAAYLADMSFELPCHCKPEEVTAVVWYYQKHLGSGHTKVLTDFDGRVLTEEAQVRVGSDMLVRFSIRMFSLLVFRAQPEDSGLYFCGTRKGDYFYAYDVDIQSSEGMVATFKDQGQEPFADEYQGSLHVFTTFWEWTPCDRCGVRGEQWRIGLCYLQSPDLSPRYRKTLPDVVSCGSRAVPTSLRAKARDHTPELLVQSCIVPCERKVIQEGMMAIFNYVSKLGSRPWVPQVPIQFHQQRLGHGLIISCPGARPEHAVAWDKDHQFLYRTQYLKGVNRSMRVFIDHGNHLHIRFTQLSDRGIYYCWRQGVRVAGFRLGVMSRGHYRASFSDPETRAAMELTLIGYLLITAVFVTIHLCRCCCYLFRCCPNFSP; this is encoded by the coding sequence ATGAACCTGGCCCACACCACTGTGCTCCTGTGGGTGTGGGGGAGCCTCCAGGCCTTTGAAATTGTAGAGAAGGAGAACATTTTTCAGAGGACCCCCTGTCCAGCTTTCCTGATGTTTGACAATGCAGCGTACCTGGCTGACATGAGCTTCGAGCTTCCCTGCCACTGCAAGCCCGAGGAGGTGACTGCTGTCGTCTGGTACTACCAAAAGCACCTAGGTAGCGGCCACACCAAAGTGCTCACGGACTTCGATGGGCGGGTGCTGACGGAGGAAGCCCAGGTGCGTGTGGGCAGTGACATGCTGGTCCGCTTCAGCATCCGCATGTTCAGTCTGTTGGTTTTTCGAGCCCAGCCCGAGGACTCAGGCTTGTATTTTTGTGGCACCCGCAAGGGGGACTACTTTTACGCCTATGATGTGGACATCCAGAGCAGTGAGGGAATGGTGGCCACCTTCAAGGACCAGGGCCAGGAGCCCTTTGCAGACGAGTACCAAGGGAGCCTGCATGTCTTCACCACCTTCTGGGAGTGGACCCCCTGTGACCGCTGCGGGGTGCGCGGGGAGCAGTGGCGCATTGGCCTCTGCTACCTGCAGAGCCCAGACCTCTCCCCACGCTACCGCAAGACACTGCCTGATGTGGTGTCCTGTGGTTCGCGGGCTGTGCCGACTAGTCTTCGGGCCAAGGCCAGGGACCACACACCTGAGCTGCTGGTTCAGAGCTGTATTGTGCCCTGCGAGAGAAAGGTGATCCAGGAGGGCATGATGGCCATCTTCAACTATGTGTCCAAATTGGGCAGCCGGCCCTGGGTGCCCCAGGTGCCCATTCAGTTCCACCAGCAGAGGCTGGGCCACGGACTCATCATCTCCTGTCCCGGGGCCCGGCCAGAGCACGCCGTGGCCTGGGACAAGGACCACCAGTTCCTCTACCGCACACAGTACCTGAAGGGCGTCAACAGGTCCATGAGGGTGTTCATTGACCACGGCAACCATCTCCACATCCGCTTTACCCAGCTGAGTGACCGGGGCATCTACTATTGCTGGCGTCAGGGGGTGCGAGTCGCTGGGTTTCGACTGGGCGTGATGTCTCGAGGCCACTACCGGGCCTCATTCTCGGACCCTGAGACTCGCGCCGCCATGGAGCTCACCCTAATAGGCTACCTGCTCATCACAGCAGTCTTTGTCACCATTCACCTCTGTCGTTGCTGCTGTTACTTATTTCGCTGTTGTCCCAACTTCTCCCCCTAG
- the GFAP gene encoding glial fibrillary acidic protein isoform X2, with amino-acid sequence MERRRVTSAIRRSYVSSSEVVAGRRLGPGTRLSLARMPPPLPTRVDFSLAGALNTGFKETRASERAEMMELNDRFASYIEKVRFLEQQNKALAAELNQLRAKEPTKLADVYQAELRELRLRLDQLTANSARLEVERDNLAQDLGTLRQKLQDETNLRLEAENNLAAYRQEADEATLARVDLERKIESLEEEIRFLRKIHEEEVRELQEQLAQQQVHVELDVAKPDLTAALREIRTQYEAMASSNMHEAEEWYRSKFADLTDAAARNAELLRQAKHEANDYRRQLQALTCDLESLRGTNESLERQMREQEERHAREAASYQETLAQLEEEGQTLKDEMARHLQEYQDLLNVKLALDIEIATYRKLLEGEENRITIPVQTFSNLQIRETSLDTKAVSEGHLKRNIVVKTVEMRDGEVIKESKQEHKDVM; translated from the exons ATGGAGAGGAGACGTGTCACTTCGGCCATTCGCCGCTCCTATGTCTCCTCTTCGGAGGTGGTGGCAGGCCGTCGCCTGGGTCCCGGCACCCGCCTCTCCCTTGCTCGAATGCCGCCTCCACTCCCAACCCGGGTGGACTTCTCCCTGGCCGGGGCACTCAACACCGGCTTCAAGGAGACACGGGCCAGTGAGCGGGCGGAGATGATGGAGCTCAATGACCGCTTTGCCAGCTACATCGAGAAGGTGCGCTTCCTGGAACAGCAGAACAAGGCGCTGGCTGCTGAGCTGAACCAGCTGCGGGCCAAGGAACCCACCAAGCTGGCCGATGTCTACCAGGCTGAGCTGCGTGAGCTGCGGCTGCGGCTCGATCAACTCACCGCCAACAGCGCCCGGCTCGAGGTCGAGAGGGACAATCTGGCACAGGACCTGGGCACCCTGAGGCAGAA GCTCCAGGATGAAACCAACCTGAGACTGGAGGCTGAGAACAACCTGGCTGCCTATCGACAG GAGGCAGATGAAGCCACCCTGGCCCGAGTGGACCTGGAGAGGAAGATTGAGTCTCTGGAGGAGGAAATCCGGTTCTTGAGGAAGATCCACGAGGAG GAGGTGCGCGAGCTCCAGGAGCAGCTGGCCCAGCAGCAGGTCCATGTAGAGCTCGATGTGGCCAAGCCGGACCTGACGGCGGCCCTGAGAGAGATCCGCACGCAGTATGAGGCAATGGCGTCCAGCAACATGCACGAGGCAGAAGAGTGGTACCGGTCCAAG TTCGCGGACCTCACGGACGCCGCTGCCCGCAACGCAGAGCTCCTCCGCCAGGCCAAGCACGAAGCCAATGACTACCGGCGCCAGCTGCAGGCCTTGACCTGCGACCTGGAGTCCCTGCGCGGCACA AACGAGTCCCTGGAGAGGCAGATGCGGGAGCAGGAGGAGCGCCATGCGCGGGAGGCAGCCAGCTACCAGGAGACGCTGGCCCAGCTGGAAGAAGAGGGACAGACCCTCAAGGATGAGATGGCCCGCCACCTGCAGGAGTACCAAGACCTGCTCAATGTCAAGCTGGCCCTGGACATCGAGATCGCCACCTACAGGAAGCTGCTGGAGGGCGAGGAGAACCG CATCACCATTCCTGTGCAGACCTTCTCCAACCTGCAGATCCGAG AAACCAGCCTGGACACCAAGGCCGTATCAGAAGGCCACCTCAAGAGGAACATCGTGGTGAAGACTGTCGAGATGCGGGATGGAGAG GTCATTAAGGAGTCCAAGCAGGAGCACAAGGACGTGATGTGA
- the GFAP gene encoding glial fibrillary acidic protein isoform X3, with protein sequence MERRRVTSAIRRSYVSSSEVVAGRRLGPGTRLSLARMPPPLPTRVDFSLAGALNTGFKETRASERAEMMELNDRFASYIEKVRFLEQQNKALAAELNQLRAKEPTKLADVYQAELRELRLRLDQLTANSARLEVERDNLAQDLGTLRQKLQDETNLRLEAENNLAAYRQEADEATLARVDLERKIESLEEEIRFLRKIHEEEVRELQEQLAQQQVHVELDVAKPDLTAALREIRTQYEAMASSNMHEAEEWYRSKFADLTDAAARNAELLRQAKHEANDYRRQLQALTCDLESLRGTNESLERQMREQEERHAREAASYQETLAQLEEEGQTLKDEMARHLQEYQDLLNVKLALDIEIATYRKLLEGEENRITIPVQTFSNLQIRGGKSTNEGECHKVTRHLKSLTIQVIPIQAHQIVNGAPPALG encoded by the exons ATGGAGAGGAGACGTGTCACTTCGGCCATTCGCCGCTCCTATGTCTCCTCTTCGGAGGTGGTGGCAGGCCGTCGCCTGGGTCCCGGCACCCGCCTCTCCCTTGCTCGAATGCCGCCTCCACTCCCAACCCGGGTGGACTTCTCCCTGGCCGGGGCACTCAACACCGGCTTCAAGGAGACACGGGCCAGTGAGCGGGCGGAGATGATGGAGCTCAATGACCGCTTTGCCAGCTACATCGAGAAGGTGCGCTTCCTGGAACAGCAGAACAAGGCGCTGGCTGCTGAGCTGAACCAGCTGCGGGCCAAGGAACCCACCAAGCTGGCCGATGTCTACCAGGCTGAGCTGCGTGAGCTGCGGCTGCGGCTCGATCAACTCACCGCCAACAGCGCCCGGCTCGAGGTCGAGAGGGACAATCTGGCACAGGACCTGGGCACCCTGAGGCAGAA GCTCCAGGATGAAACCAACCTGAGACTGGAGGCTGAGAACAACCTGGCTGCCTATCGACAG GAGGCAGATGAAGCCACCCTGGCCCGAGTGGACCTGGAGAGGAAGATTGAGTCTCTGGAGGAGGAAATCCGGTTCTTGAGGAAGATCCACGAGGAG GAGGTGCGCGAGCTCCAGGAGCAGCTGGCCCAGCAGCAGGTCCATGTAGAGCTCGATGTGGCCAAGCCGGACCTGACGGCGGCCCTGAGAGAGATCCGCACGCAGTATGAGGCAATGGCGTCCAGCAACATGCACGAGGCAGAAGAGTGGTACCGGTCCAAG TTCGCGGACCTCACGGACGCCGCTGCCCGCAACGCAGAGCTCCTCCGCCAGGCCAAGCACGAAGCCAATGACTACCGGCGCCAGCTGCAGGCCTTGACCTGCGACCTGGAGTCCCTGCGCGGCACA AACGAGTCCCTGGAGAGGCAGATGCGGGAGCAGGAGGAGCGCCATGCGCGGGAGGCAGCCAGCTACCAGGAGACGCTGGCCCAGCTGGAAGAAGAGGGACAGACCCTCAAGGATGAGATGGCCCGCCACCTGCAGGAGTACCAAGACCTGCTCAATGTCAAGCTGGCCCTGGACATCGAGATCGCCACCTACAGGAAGCTGCTGGAGGGCGAGGAGAACCG CATCACCATTCCTGTGCAGACCTTCTCCAACCTGCAGATCCGAG GGGGCAAAAGCACCAATGAAGGGGAATGTCACAAGGTCACAAGACATCTCAAAAGCCTCACAATACAAGTTATACCAATACAGGCTCACCAGATTGTAAATGGAGCCCCGCCGGCTCTCGGTTAG
- the DNAAF19 gene encoding coiled-coil domain-containing protein 103 produces the protein MERNDIIDFKALEKDLQAALTADEKYKRENAAKLRAVGQRVASYEEFRGIVLASHLKPLERKDKIGGKRTVPWNCHTTQGRTSQDETTEISREKILFPPETSAEFYRDWRRYLRSGPERYQALLQLGGPKLGCLFQTDVGFGLLGELLVALADHVRPADRLAVLGILRSLASTGRFTLNLSLLSRAERESCRGLFQKLQAMGAPRPVKEGLSWEEWSLEEQPAGLQEEERLLQELLGLYQMD, from the exons ATGGAACGGAATGACATCATTGACTTCAAGGCGTTGGAGAAAGATCTGCAGGCTGCACTCACTGCTGATGAGAAGTACAAACGGGAGAATGCTGCCAAGTTACGGGCAGTGGGACAGAGGGTGGCTTCCTATGAGGAGTTCAG AGGTATTGTCCTTGCATCACATCTGAAGCCGCTGGAGCGGAAGGACAAGATAGGAGGAAAGAGGACTGTGCCCTGGAACTGTCACACTACTCAGGGAAGGACTTCCCAGGACGAGACCACTGAAATCTCCCGG GAGAAAATACTCTTCCCGCCCGAGACCTCAGCAGAGTTCTACCGTGATTGGCGGCGATACTTGCGGAGCGGGCCAGAGCGCTACCAGGCCCTGCTGCAGCTCGGGGGGCCAAAGCTGGGCTGCCTCTTCCAGACGGATGTGGGGTTTGGACTTCTAGGGGAGCTGCTGGTGGCACTGGCCGATCACGTGAGGCCGGCTGACCGGTTGGCAGTGCTGGGGATCCTGCGCAGCCTGGCCAGCACTGGCCGCTTCACCCTGAACCTGAGCCTGCTGAGCCGTGCGGAGAGAGAGAGCTGCAGAGGCTTGTTTCAGAAGCTGCAGGCCATGGGTGCCCCCAGACCTGTGAAAGAGGGGCTCAGCTGGGAGGAGTGGAGTCTGGAGGAGCAGCCTGCTGGGctccaggaggaggagaggctccTGCAAGAGCTGCTAGGACTGTACCAGATGGATTGA
- the GFAP gene encoding glial fibrillary acidic protein isoform X1: MERRRVTSAIRRSYVSSSEVVAGRRLGPGTRLSLARMPPPLPTRVDFSLAGALNTGFKETRASERAEMMELNDRFASYIEKVRFLEQQNKALAAELNQLRAKEPTKLADVYQAELRELRLRLDQLTANSARLEVERDNLAQDLGTLRQKLQDETNLRLEAENNLAAYRQEADEATLARVDLERKIESLEEEIRFLRKIHEEEVRELQEQLAQQQVHVELDVAKPDLTAALREIRTQYEAMASSNMHEAEEWYRSKFADLTDAAARNAELLRQAKHEANDYRRQLQALTCDLESLRGTNESLERQMREQEERHAREAASYQETLAQLEEEGQTLKDEMARHLQEYQDLLNVKLALDIEIATYRKLLEGEENRITIPVQTFSNLQIRGGKSTNEGECHKVTRHLKSLTIQVIPIQAHQIVNGAPPALETSLDTKAVSEGHLKRNIVVKTVEMRDGEVIKESKQEHKDVM; encoded by the exons ATGGAGAGGAGACGTGTCACTTCGGCCATTCGCCGCTCCTATGTCTCCTCTTCGGAGGTGGTGGCAGGCCGTCGCCTGGGTCCCGGCACCCGCCTCTCCCTTGCTCGAATGCCGCCTCCACTCCCAACCCGGGTGGACTTCTCCCTGGCCGGGGCACTCAACACCGGCTTCAAGGAGACACGGGCCAGTGAGCGGGCGGAGATGATGGAGCTCAATGACCGCTTTGCCAGCTACATCGAGAAGGTGCGCTTCCTGGAACAGCAGAACAAGGCGCTGGCTGCTGAGCTGAACCAGCTGCGGGCCAAGGAACCCACCAAGCTGGCCGATGTCTACCAGGCTGAGCTGCGTGAGCTGCGGCTGCGGCTCGATCAACTCACCGCCAACAGCGCCCGGCTCGAGGTCGAGAGGGACAATCTGGCACAGGACCTGGGCACCCTGAGGCAGAA GCTCCAGGATGAAACCAACCTGAGACTGGAGGCTGAGAACAACCTGGCTGCCTATCGACAG GAGGCAGATGAAGCCACCCTGGCCCGAGTGGACCTGGAGAGGAAGATTGAGTCTCTGGAGGAGGAAATCCGGTTCTTGAGGAAGATCCACGAGGAG GAGGTGCGCGAGCTCCAGGAGCAGCTGGCCCAGCAGCAGGTCCATGTAGAGCTCGATGTGGCCAAGCCGGACCTGACGGCGGCCCTGAGAGAGATCCGCACGCAGTATGAGGCAATGGCGTCCAGCAACATGCACGAGGCAGAAGAGTGGTACCGGTCCAAG TTCGCGGACCTCACGGACGCCGCTGCCCGCAACGCAGAGCTCCTCCGCCAGGCCAAGCACGAAGCCAATGACTACCGGCGCCAGCTGCAGGCCTTGACCTGCGACCTGGAGTCCCTGCGCGGCACA AACGAGTCCCTGGAGAGGCAGATGCGGGAGCAGGAGGAGCGCCATGCGCGGGAGGCAGCCAGCTACCAGGAGACGCTGGCCCAGCTGGAAGAAGAGGGACAGACCCTCAAGGATGAGATGGCCCGCCACCTGCAGGAGTACCAAGACCTGCTCAATGTCAAGCTGGCCCTGGACATCGAGATCGCCACCTACAGGAAGCTGCTGGAGGGCGAGGAGAACCG CATCACCATTCCTGTGCAGACCTTCTCCAACCTGCAGATCCGAG GGGGCAAAAGCACCAATGAAGGGGAATGTCACAAGGTCACAAGACATCTCAAAAGCCTCACAATACAAGTTATACCAATACAGGCTCACCAGATTGTAAATGGAGCCCCGCCGGCTCTCG AAACCAGCCTGGACACCAAGGCCGTATCAGAAGGCCACCTCAAGAGGAACATCGTGGTGAAGACTGTCGAGATGCGGGATGGAGAG GTCATTAAGGAGTCCAAGCAGGAGCACAAGGACGTGATGTGA